One genomic region from Drosophila subpulchrella strain 33 F10 #4 breed RU33 chromosome 2R, RU_Dsub_v1.1 Primary Assembly, whole genome shotgun sequence encodes:
- the LOC119551559 gene encoding general transcription factor IIH subunit 1, whose amino-acid sequence MTTSSEDVLLQMGEVRYKKGDGTLYVMNERVAWMAEHRDTVTVSHRYADIKTQKISPEGKPKVQLQVVLHDGNTSTFHFVNRQGQPAMLADRDKVKELLQQLLPNFKRKVDKDLEDKNRILVENPNLLQLYKDLVITKVLTSDEFWATHAKDHALKKMGKTQEIGVSGAFLADIKPQTDGCNGLKYNLTSDVIHCIFKTYPAVKRKHFENVPSKMPESEFWTKFFQSHYFHRDRLTAGTKDIFTECGKIDDQALKAAVLQGAGDPLLDLKKFEDVPLEEGFGSVAGDRNVVNSGNIVHQNMIKRFNQHSIMVLKTCTNVTSAPSTMTNGTNNANGPVSQSAYTNGLNGKATASSTKSSADQVDKDEPQSKKQRLMEKIHYEDLGDPHMEGDDDAAHGDKANKAQQFELSKVERYLNGPVQNSMYDNHHDSMSLEEVQYKLVRNSESWLNRNVQRTFICSKAAVNALGELSPGGSMMRGFQEQSAGQLVPSDFQRELRHLYLSLSELLKHFWSCFPPTSEELEAKLQRMHETLQRFKMAKLVPFENRAMHELSPLRSSLTQHMNQLLRTANGKFATWKERKLRNAR is encoded by the exons ATGACCACCAGCAGCGAGGATGTGCTGCTCCAGATGGGCGAGGTGCGGTACAAGAAGGGCGACGGAACCCTCTACGTGATGAACGAGCGGGTGGCCTGGATGGCAGAGCATCGGGACACGGTCACGGTCTCGCATCGCTATGCGGACATCAAGA CCCAAAAGATCTCTCCCGAGGGCAAGCCCAAGGTGCAGCTCCAGGTGGTGCTCCACGACGGCAACACCTCCACCTTTCACTTCGTCAATCGCCAGGGACAGCCCGCCATGCTTGCCGACAGGGACAAGGTCAAGGAGCTGCTGCAGCAGCTGCTGCCCAACTTCAAGCGGAAGGTGGACAAGGACCTGGAGGACAAGAACCGCATCCTCGTGGAGAACCCCAATCTGCTGCAGCTCTACAAGGACCTCGTCATCACCAAAGTCCTAACCAGCGACGAGTTCTGGGCTACCCATGCCAAGGATCATGCCCTGAAGAAGATGGGCAAGACCCAGGAGATCG GTGTCTCTGGAGCCTTTCTGGCCGACATTAAGCCGCAAACGGATGGCTGCAACGGCCTCAAGTACAACCTCACCTCCGACGTGATTCACTGCATTTTCAAGACCTATCCCGCCGTTAAACGCAAGCATTTCGAGAATGTGCCTTCGAAGATGCCAGAGTCCGAGTTCTGGACCAAGTTTTTCCAGTCGCACTACTTTCATCGCGACCGCCTCACCGCCGGCACAAAGGACATATTCACAGAGTGCGGCAAGATCGATGACCAGGCCTTAAAAGCGGCTGTGCTGCAGGGAGCCGGTGATCCCTTGCTGGACCTCAAGAAGTTCGAGGATGTTCCTTTGGAGGAGGGCTTCGGCAGCGTGGCCGGGGATCGCAACGTAGTGAACAGCGGGAACATCGTGCATCAAAACATGATCAAGCGGTTCAACCAGCATTCCATTATGGTGCTCAAGACCTGTACCAATGTGACCTCAGCGCCTTCGACCATGACCAATGGCACCAATAATGCTAACGGACCGGTTTCGCAATCCGCCTATACGAACGGTCTGAACGGAAAAGCCACGGCTTCCTCCACGAAGAGTTCCGCCGACCAGGTGGATAAAGACGAGCCGCAGAGCAAGAAGCAACGACTGATGGAAAAGATTCATTACGAGGATCTTGGCGATCCCCACATGGAAGGGGACGACGATGCCGCCCATGGGGATAAGGCCAACAAGGCCCAACAGTTTGAACTGTCTAAAGTGGAGCGTTACCTGAATGGCCCTGTCCAGAACAGCATGTACGACAACCACCACGACTCCATGAGTCTGGAAGAAGTGCAGTATAAGCTTGTGCGGAACTCAGAATCCTGGCTGAATCGCAACGTGCAACGTACTTTCATTTGTTCCAAGGCGGCAGTAAATGCCCTGGGAGAGCTCAGTCCTGGCGGTTCAATGATGCGCGGTTTCCAAGAGCAGTCAGCAGGGC AACTTGTGCCCAGTGACTTCCAACGAGAGTTGCGACACCTATATCTGTCACTGTCCGAGCTGCTGAAGCACTTCTGGAGCTGTTTCCCGCCCACCTCCGAAGAGTTGGAGGCAAAGCTGCAGCGTATGCACGAGACCTTGCAGCGTTTCAAAATGGCCAAACTAGTGCCTTTTGAG AACCGCGCTATGCACGAACTCTCGCCGCTGCGGTCTTCGTTGACCCAGCACATGAACCAGCTACTGCGCACCGCCAACGGCAAGTTCGCCACCTGGAAGGAGCGAAAACTACGCAACGCTAGGTAG
- the LOC119550950 gene encoding activity-regulated cytoskeleton associated protein 1, producing the protein MGEPVTMTNEQLHALIEAVRLSATSAAGNAAAAGGADAQGAKVKGSFAACTHNFGGTRDHDVVEEFITNILIYKELESISDENALKGISLLFYGLASTWWQGVRKEATTWNDAIGLIREHFSPTKPAYQVYMEFFQKKQEDHDPIDTFVVHKRALLAQLPSDRHDEETELDLLYGLLNIKYRKHIARQSVQSFKDLLEQGRIIEHNNQEDEDLAAASKNTRGSKRTNRCTYCSFRGHTFDNCRKRQKDRQEENQED; encoded by the coding sequence ATGGGTGAGCCCGTAACCATGACCAACGAGCAGCTCCATGCGCTGATCGAAGCGGTGCGGTTGAGCGCCACTAGTGCCGCCGGaaatgcagcagcagccggcggagcaGATGCCCAGGGCGCCAAGGTCAAGGGCAGCTTCGCTGCGTGCACACACAATTTCGGCGGTACCCGCGATCACGACGTGGTCGAGGAGTTCATCACCAACATCTTGATCTACAAAGAGCTGGAGAGCATCAGCGATGAGAACGCCCTCAAGGGTATCTCGTTGCTGTTCTACGGACTGGCGAGCACCTGGTGGCAGGGCGTCCGCAAGGAGGCCACCACCTGGAACGACGCCATCGGCCTCATCCGCGAACACTTCTCGCCCACGAAGCCCGCCTACCAGGTCTACATGGAGTTCTTCCAGAAGAAGCAGGAGGACCACGACCCCATCGACACCTTTGTGGTCCACAAGCGGGCGCTGCTGGCCCAGCTGCCCAGCGATCGCCACGACGAGGAGACGGAGCTGGATCTGCTGTACGGCCTGCTGAACATCAAGTATCGCAAGCACATCGCCCGCCAGAGTGTCCAGTCGTTCAAGGACCTCCTGGAGCAGGGCCGCATCATCGAGCACAACAACCAGGAGGACGAGGATCTGGCCGCCGCGTCGAAGAACACCCGTGGCTCCAAGCGAACCAACCGCTGCACCTACTGCAGCTTCAGGGGCCACACCTTCGACAATTGCCGCAAGCGCCAGAAGGATCGGCAGGAGGAGAATCAGGAGGATTAG
- the LOC119550372 gene encoding activity-regulated cytoskeleton associated protein 2 translates to MTQMSDEQFRILIETIRSLAPIKEEEPPSKGSFSNCAVKFSGQRDHDAVDEFINAVETYKEMEGISDKDALKGLPLLFNNIAVMWWKGVRRDAKTWPDALQLLRDHFSPTKPSYQLYMEIFETKQAHGEVIDSFVCKQRALLAKLPEGRHDEETELDFIYGLMQPKYRESIPRHEIKTFRELLDRGRTVERTKH, encoded by the coding sequence ATGACACAGATGTCCGACGAACAATTTCGCATACTCATCGAAACAATTCGTTCGCTGGCACCCATCAAAGAAGAGGAGCCGCCCTCAAAGGGCAGCTTCAGCAATTGTGCGGTGAAATTCAGTGGGCAGCGGGATCACGATGCCGTGGATGAGTTCATCAACGCCGTGGAGACCTACAAAGAGATGGAGGGCATCAGCGATAAGGATGCCCTGAAGGGTCTGCCGCTGCTCTTCAACAACATAGCCGTGATGTGGTGGAAGGGTGTGCGCCGGGATGCCAAGACCTGGCCGGATGCCCTGCAACTGCTGCGGGATCACTTCTCGCCGACCAAACCCTCCTATCAGCTCTACATGGAGATCTTTGAGACGAAGCAGGCCCACGGCGAGGTAATCGACTCCTTTGTGTGCAAACAGCGAGCCCTGCTGGCCAAGCTGCCGGAGGGACGACACGACGAGGAGACGGAACTGGACTTTATCTACGGACTGATGCAGCCAAAGTACCGGGAGAGCATTCCACGGCACGAGATCAAGACCTTCCGGGAGCTTCTCGATCGGGGTCGAACTGTGGAGCGCACCAAGCACTAA
- the LOC119550225 gene encoding uncharacterized protein LOC119550225: MHKTHRLTTDSQYMEVEGLLQAMDMPTSHDPEAELEPESTSLCRLSRYNVTNLYDGPTGGGSSLTSGRQRCYTMPHVPPPAPPSTPTLLTNGGGGSSTSVSVSISPTCSTGSHPLDGQSLSQSPLNHFIYVKNGKNLRRESRCVDSELSKLFNVVSITNRLTAIKNRSSSISNPSGILNASRTISKLNGATATKIFKIHRDPKEFLRETDEDSVSAPEYDEEEEDTRFRFFRRARYSRRYSTSRSSRKFARKFARFEHHERMETIVDSFDAAMSFNDADT, encoded by the exons ATGCACAAAACACACCGTCTCACCACCGACAGCCAGTACATGGAGGTCGAAGGCTTGCTGCAG GCCATGGACATGCCCACCAGCCACGATCCGGAGGCGGAACTGGAGCCGGAGTCCACGTCGCTGTGCCGCCTGAGCCGCTACAACGTGACCAACCTGTACGACGGCCCGACGGGTGGGGGGTCTTCTCTGACCTCGGGCCGACAGCGCTGCTACACAATGCCGCATGTGCCACCTCCAGCGCCGCcctccacgcccactctgctGACCAACGGgggcggcggcagcagcaccTCCGTATCCGTCTCCATTTCGCCCACCTGCTCCACGGGAAGCCATCCTTTAGATGGCCAGAGCCTGAGCCAGAGCCCCTTAAACCACTTCATTTACGTGAAGAACGGCAAGAACCTGCGTCGCGAATCGCGCTGCGTTGACTCGGAGTTGTCCAAGTTGTTCAACGTGGTGTCGATCACGAACCGACTGACGGCCATCAAGAACCGCAGTAGTTCCATTTCAAATCCCAGTGGAATCCTCAATGCCTCGCGCACCATATCGAAGTTGAATGGGGCGACGGCCACCAAGATCTTTAAGATCCATCGTGATCCCAAGGAGTTTCTGCGCGAGACGGACGAGGATTCGGTGTCGGCGCCAGAGtacgacgaggaggaggaggacacGCGATTCCGGTTCTTCCGGCGAGCGCGCTACTCGCGAAGGTACAGCACTTCGCGGTCCAGTAGGAAATTCGCGCGGAAGTTCGCCCGATTTGAGCACCATGAGCGCATGGAGACCATAGTGGATAGCTTCGATGCGGCCATGAGCTTCAACGATGCAGACACCTGA